The Nitrososphaerota archaeon genome segment CCGCTTGTAGGTTCATCTTTAACTTCGTTAAAAGAGTAACAAAGCCTATCAGCGATATGTTCGCTTTTTACTCAAACACATGAAAGCTGCTTTCAGTAGAATGCCCGCCTATCTTCAAACCTTTCCGCTTCCAGAGGCGGAGTATATTTAGAAGTTAGGAGTTGAAGCTAGAATGCTCTCCACTTCTCGTGTGAGAGGGAGCTTCTTCGCCTCCAGCGCCCTTAGTAGCGCCGCGTGCACCTCCTGTCGAATGATATACCCTGCTTTATGGAGTATCGTATCACCCAATTCTGGGTCTACATCCATGCTCGCTGTGCAGGGGTAGCCGTGGTGCGCATTAGAGGTGTTTTGGTTAAGATCTTTTACGTGTGTAAATCTGAGCTTCTGAGCCACATACCAAGTGTCACCACAGGGCGCGCTCCTCTTAACCACAACACTCTTGATGAAGTAGCCCTCAATCTCCATCTCTAGCTTGGGTCTGCCGATAGAGTATCGGCGTATAAATTCGTCGATAACCTTGCTTCCGCTCTCCTCAAGCGCGCAAAAGGGCTTGGGGAAGGCGGATTCTACGCCAAGCGCGTTAAGCTCATCCAGCAGCCTAGTCCTTAGGCCTGGGGGGCACCAGCCCCTGTTCTCAATAGGTACGATAACGGC includes the following:
- a CDS encoding thymidylate synthase, which translates into the protein MRLYFIVGHEFGEKVVGNLVNLPTFCKSCGLACGYCRIGYGSHVQDVVGLHPVPPNLPPFLDNPSDYLPNSPPNADVVIPIGIHPDILAEIPSVVSKCEARAVIVPIENRGWCPPGLRTRLLDELNALGVESAFPKPFCALEESGSKVIDEFIRRYSIGRPKLEMEIEGYFIKSVVVKRSAPCGDTWYVAQKLRFTHVKDLNQNTSNAHHGYPCTASMDVDPELGDTILHKAGYIIRQEVHAALLRALEAKKLPLTREVESILASTPNF